The Pediococcus claussenii ATCC BAA-344 genome segment AAAACAACCCGGAATAAATGATAATAACACCCAATAACTTCCAGAAATTGCAATACATGCAATTATTGTAAATATTGAAAATAAGATTCCTTGATAATGATTTCTTATTGCATGCAGAAAAGTTATATGCTCATTAACCTTCGGTGTAACTATGAATTTAGCAGGTTTGTTCATTAAAGCTAGTACGGTAGACTTGACTGTAATAAAATAAAAAGATCCATATAACAACATTGATTCTACTTCATAAGCCAATAAATCTAAGAATTTCATACCGTTTGTCAAATGAAAGACAGTATCGACCAAACTTTGACTAAAGTAACAGACTAACGTTGGTAATAACATAAATAATTGTGTTACTAGTGGAATGTGCAACACTGGACAAATTATACTAGTAATAACTAAGCTAATATATTGAAAAGCACTTATTGGAACTGATAGGGTAAAACAAAACAAGTCGATTTTTTGATAGAGACTTATGGTCTTTGACTTGATGATTCTCGCCGAATATTTTTTAAAAAATTCAAAATTTGCAGAACAAAACTTACTAGATCTAATCATTAATGCTGCCATATTAACAGGAAACGCTTCATTACCGTAAATTTGTGAAGCAAATTTAATGTTCCAGCCTTTTAGTGTAGCTTCAATAGAAGTACAAAGGTCTTCTGCCACCGCATAGGGCATTTGTCCAATATCTTCAAAGCATTCACGTGAAATCATGACGCCATGACCTAATTCAATACATAATGCACCTCCAGTTTGGCCTACAGAAACGCCAGACACAGTTTTATTTAACCAGCCACCTTCAACGCTTCGTACAACGTTTTGCACTGGCCAAAAAATATTGCCAGAACTAGAGAAAGTACGCATAAACGAATTGTGGTTTTGTCCACTAATGTGATTACACTGAAGAATGCCAATATCATTGTAATAAAACATCTTTAAACATTTTTCTACAAATCTATTTTCTAATAATTCATCGCTATCTAGGATAACAAAGTAATCGTAGTCATGAGTGCCATTACACAAATAATTGTTTAAGTTTCCAGCTTTAGCATGCTTGTTTTGAGAATCTCTGACTAACTTTACATTAGGATGGGCTATCACAAAATCATCAATCATCTTGATGTATTTGGGGTCTGTAGAGTTATCCAAAATAACGCCCTGCGTGTTATCATATGTCTGTTTTAAACATTGAGCTAGTGCATAAGGTATAAAATCATTATAGGTCGTATACAATAACTCAACTTTAGGGTGCCAGTCTGCAGGCGTTTCTTTTGCGAGTATTGCTAGTTCGGATTCTTTTACTTTGTCTTTAATCATTGCATAGCGGATAGCGATAATAATATTAGTTATTCCAAGCAAAAAGAAAAGTGCCACAAATAATTGATTGAATATAGGTAAAATTACTTCTAGTGGTTGCTTTTTAGCTAAAATAGGAAGTATGCTATCTGTGTATGTTAAATATTCATATAAGCACATAATAAACAACCAAATAATTAAAATAACTGGTACAAAGACTGGTTTAGAATGAAACAAGTGAAATTTTTTTAGTTCTGAATCATTATCATTTAACATTTATACTACATTCCTTTAATTTTTTTCCATAAAATATGGATTGAAGTCAATATTTGAGACAGGTTTTAAGAGACATTCAGAACCGCGTTTACCTTCCACAGCTCAAATAAATCATTAACCTGTATTGTATGGTACATCCAAATATATTAACTTTACTTTTCCAGCGTATTGTTGTTTCAAACTATGCAAAGCTATCAAGTTGTTCCCCTTGATGATTAAATTTTCATCATCAAACTTATCAGTGGATACACCTTCTAAATTTTCTTTATCATACTTAGTGGCATTGACAAATATCTTGGGTTCTAACAATTCATCAATTTCAGGCTTAGCAATTGTTTCATGCAAAAAGGGTTCGTCAGCATCTTTTTGATCTTCTTTCGTCATGCCAGCTTTTAACACGGTATCTTTGAATGGAAAATCTAGAACCACATCAGCAGATTCGTCAATAAATTTTCCATTAGCCGTTAAACCGATTTTATTTGTATATTTTGTATAACTGTCTTCCCAAAATCCTTTATATTCAAACATCTCAATAAATTGATTAAGTTTAAATACTTCAGTATCAGCTATCTTTTCTACATAATTTTTATGTATTAAAGGATCTTTAAATAACTTTGTCATCAATTCATGATCGAATTTATCCAGATCATTAATTACATTATTCCGTTTTAGAGAACCCTTACTAGTTAAATACTTGTTTCCAAACTCTCCTAAAATACTTTTGACTTGAGACATTATCTTAGGCTCTATTTTCATGTTTAATCCACCTTTTTAATTTTTACCAGAAATGCCACCAACTATTATTGGCTTTATTATTATTAGATACTTTCTTTTCTTTCTGCTTGTCGTTTTTATCTTTGACTTGACTAGAATTAATGTTATTCGACAAGGTATCATCTTTATCATTTTTTGCCCGTTTTTGAATTGAACTAGAGGGTTCAGACAACTCACTCAGTTTCCGTACATGCTCTTTTAATCGATGGTTTTCTGCTACCGTGGCTAGTTGTAACTGCTGTTGCTGATCCACCAATTTTGTTAGGCGATCTATTTGTCGATCTTTGTTACTTATTTGCTGGTCTTTGGTAGCAAGCTGTTTGTCACGTTGAGACTTTAAATCTTCTATTTCTCTTCTTAGAGTAACAATTAGCTCATTATTTTCCTTGCTAGATTTTGTCACTTTTTTGCCACCTGTTTGTTGGTTCTTTGCTACCAAAGGCTTTGCTACCTTGTCCCTAATAATCCTTTCAGCTGTAAGGCTAATCATGTTTGTACCTTGACTATCTTTTTGTTGGTTCTTTGTTGGTAGTCTTTGGTAGTGATATTGAATAGTTTGTTTAGAGACCTTCAATTCATCAGCAAGTTCTCTAATAGTTTTAGACATGATTTTAAAACCCCTTTCGGAGATCAGCGAGAAATTCTTGTCTTGCTTGATCTCTGATTTTTTGATCATGTTCAGCTTGTTTTTCAGCCAGTACCTGTTTTTCAGTTGTTCCTAAAGGCAAGCATTTAACTTTGTCAATTGCACGCCACTTTTCTTTATCTGATAATTCATCATTGTGCTGAATGTTAAAGAGTTTTTGACGCTCATCTTGAAATTTGCCTTGAGAAAAATCATTTGCGTCCTTTCTTTCAGGTTCCCAAGTAAAAGAATAACCGATAACTGGTTTTCCTCTGCCTTTACCATATTTTTTTCTAATCGTTAGCCCT includes the following:
- a CDS encoding glycosyltransferase, coding for MLNDNDSELKKFHLFHSKPVFVPVILIIWLFIMCLYEYLTYTDSILPILAKKQPLEVILPIFNQLFVALFFLLGITNIIIAIRYAMIKDKVKESELAILAKETPADWHPKVELLYTTYNDFIPYALAQCLKQTYDNTQGVILDNSTDPKYIKMIDDFVIAHPNVKLVRDSQNKHAKAGNLNNYLCNGTHDYDYFVILDSDELLENRFVEKCLKMFYYNDIGILQCNHISGQNHNSFMRTFSSSGNIFWPVQNVVRSVEGGWLNKTVSGVSVGQTGGALCIELGHGVMISRECFEDIGQMPYAVAEDLCTSIEATLKGWNIKFASQIYGNEAFPVNMAALMIRSSKFCSANFEFFKKYSARIIKSKTISLYQKIDLFCFTLSVPISAFQYISLVITSIICPVLHIPLVTQLFMLLPTLVCYFSQSLVDTVFHLTNGMKFLDLLAYEVESMLLYGSFYFITVKSTVLALMNKPAKFIVTPKVNEHITFLHAIRNHYQGILFSIFTIIACIAISGSYWVLLSFIPGCFGFLFEMQANYLTSEEQAKADKLQSYSNKALQSGNTETVDWND
- a CDS encoding DUF536 domain-containing protein, whose protein sequence is MSKTIRELADELKVSKQTIQYHYQRLPTKNQQKDSQGTNMISLTAERIIRDKVAKPLVAKNQQTGGKKVTKSSKENNELIVTLRREIEDLKSQRDKQLATKDQQISNKDRQIDRLTKLVDQQQQLQLATVAENHRLKEHVRKLSELSEPSSSIQKRAKNDKDDTLSNNINSSQVKDKNDKQKEKKVSNNNKANNSWWHFW